The following are encoded together in the Candidatus Thiopontia autotrophica genome:
- the aroE gene encoding shikimate dehydrogenase: MTDRYMVVGNPIAHSKSPQIHSMFAEQTGQDLIYEKQQVEAGEFVQVLNAFQQLQGRGMNVTVPYKHEAWEAVDELSPRAQRAGAVNTIQIRDDGSRYGDNTDGVGLLRDLTINHKVILKDKNILIMGAGGAVRGILEPLLNEKPNQISIANRTPERAEELAEEFSDLGNIEGGGFDELDGQHFDLIINGTAASLQGEMPPLPFDILAPDAVCYDLMYSAEPTPFMQWGEEFGAVKIMDGLGMLVEQAAESFSLWRGVHPNTAPVIKALR, from the coding sequence ATGACAGATCGATATATGGTGGTTGGCAATCCGATTGCCCATAGCAAATCCCCGCAGATTCACTCCATGTTTGCAGAGCAGACCGGGCAGGATCTGATCTATGAAAAACAGCAGGTAGAGGCGGGAGAGTTCGTACAGGTACTTAATGCCTTTCAACAACTTCAAGGCAGAGGGATGAATGTCACAGTCCCCTACAAGCACGAGGCATGGGAGGCAGTCGATGAGCTGTCGCCACGGGCACAGCGTGCAGGTGCAGTCAATACCATTCAGATTCGTGATGATGGCTCACGTTATGGTGACAACACCGATGGGGTTGGATTATTGAGAGATCTGACAATAAATCATAAGGTCATCCTTAAAGACAAAAACATCCTGATCATGGGCGCAGGCGGTGCAGTCAGGGGAATACTTGAGCCACTTCTTAACGAAAAACCAAACCAGATATCAATTGCCAACCGTACCCCAGAGCGTGCCGAAGAGTTGGCAGAGGAGTTTTCTGATCTCGGCAATATAGAGGGTGGAGGTTTTGATGAGCTCGATGGCCAACATTTTGACCTGATAATCAATGGAACCGCAGCCAGTCTGCAGGGAGAGATGCCGCCACTGCCATTTGATATTCTGGCTCCAGACGCAGTCTGTTATGACCTGATGTACTCGGCTGAGCCAACCCCATTCATGCAGTGGGGGGAGGAGTTTGGTGCAGTAAAAATAATGGATGGACTGGGTATGCTAGTGGAGCAGGCGGCAGAATCTTTTAGCCTGTGGCGAGGAGTGCACCCCAATACAGCACCGGTGATTAAGGCGCTGCGTTAA